Within the Papaver somniferum cultivar HN1 unplaced genomic scaffold, ASM357369v1 unplaced-scaffold_132, whole genome shotgun sequence genome, the region ATTATCTTTTCCTGTGGGAAATTAAGTTGTGTCGTGTTTGACGAACTTTCTTTGTACCAGCTAATGAAGATGAGGATCAAGATGAGACTTATGGTATCTCTTTTTTCGgaagtttttttttccagatgtttattattaaagaAAGTTCGTCTCCTGAACTGTGAATCAAGCTTCATCGATTCAAGTTCTCCCGTAAAGGTGGATGTTGTTGTATACTGTTCCGATTTGATGGTCTGATAGAGATTTTGGTCACGAAATTCGGGTTAGGAAATACTTTGTTTTaactcttatttatttttggatacTTGTTGTAACTTCGAGGAACTTTCctgtttttttattaaaaaaagaaaagaaaatagtcaTCGTTGTTCATCACATAAAATATTAGAATAATAGATATTGCTAACTAAATATTATAATTTTATATTGTGACACATAAACTTGTCTGTGAAGAACCGCTGATAAACAGTCCCATTATTCAATAGTATTaaaattgcttcaaaaaaaaaatagtattagAATTAGCTTAAAGAAACTAGCCACTTAAGTGAACTAATTAACCATCATATTCCTGGCCCCACAAATGTTTTCTTATAAATAACCACAGAACTTGAAGGTTGGAAGATGAGTGTAGGTTTAACCTGGCTTGGTCTTACAAGTGATCCAAGAGTTACAGATAAAGAGTGAATTTTCTATCATTCAATATCTTGTGGGGGATTTTATACTTCTTCCCTCTCAAGAAACTTGAACTTACTGCTTCATATTCATAACAACATAGTGTCAACATGGGttttgatgaagaagaattgttaATTCAAAAGGTTTGTGAGATCTATGACAACATATCCACCCTAAAAAGCCTCAAACCTTCAAAAGATGTCAACACTCTTTTCACTCAATTAGTCCTAACTTGCATGCCACCATCTCCAATTGATGTCACCAAGTTATCAGTCACGGTCCAAGAAATCCGTTCCAAGCTCATTTGTCTCTGCGGGCAAGCTGAAGGTCTCTTGGAATCTCATTTCTCAACTCTATTAGGTTCCTTTGAAAACCCACTTGATCATATCAATATCTTTCCGTACTATACAAATTACCTTAAGCTTGGCCATCTTGAGTTCACTATCCTTAACAAACATATCGCAAACCCGAATCCTAATCGTATTGCTTTCATTGGTTCCGGTCCCTTGCCGCTCACATCAATCGTGTTGGCTTCATACCTGAGGACCACTACCTTTCACAATTATGATATCGACCCGTTAGCCAATGCATTGGCTCTTAATTTGGTCTCTGCGGATGCTGACTTATCAAAGCGTATGTTCTTTCATACTACTGATGTTATGAATGTTTCTAGTGGGTTAAACGACTTTGATGTTGTTTTTCTAGCTGCTTTAGTCGGCATgaacaaagaagagaaaagtaCAATTATTGATCATTTGGCTGAGTACATGGCACCAGGGTCCATACTCATGCTGAGGAGTGCTCATGGTGCTCGTGGCTTTCTCTATCCGATTATTGAGCCTAGTGATTTGAGCGGTTTCGAGGTTCTCTCGGTATTTCATCCAATGGATGAGGTAATAAATTCAGTGATCATTGCACGTAAGTATAAGAACGAGCCAGTTCTAGTTAATACGGTTATTAATCATCAAGGAGTTGCACCAGCCATGGTATTACCAACCAAATGTTCTGAAATTCAAGGTTTTAATCCTACTGACCGCTCTAGTATGATTGAAGAATTGGCAATTCATGACCAAGAACAGCTCATTTAATGAATTTCGCCCTTGCTGGATCTTTCCTCTCATTCAATCTACATGGTGAGAGTTGCATCCATCTTTGATTATTACTTAGATTTATTTATCTCTGTCTAACTATTCTaactatctttttatttttattttttatgtatttggaTCAATCATATGTACCCAATCGTGATTATGTtggtttttatcattttaattatctttttaatGAAGCTTTAAGAGAAATAAAAATGACCCACTTCTGACggtgaaattccaaattgtttctGTTGTATCGTATTATCAAACTAATTAACTCCATTCTGCATGCATGCATTATGCTCATATAATACTGGAGGTTTGATACCTCCCGCGCGAAAATCCCACTACCATAATGATCTTTCGCTCCAAGTTATCAAATGTTTTTTGTTTTGTAGATCAAATTACCTCGATGCCTAGATCTATCGATAACTAAACCTTTAGACCTATAAAGAGGCTGGGGTGGGTCAAATCCGCGACCACTCTCAACCATCCCTAAAGGGGAGGCGATAGGAACCCAGTCAAGAAAAGATATTTGTGGAAGCAGCGATAAGTAAGATTTGATTTCGTAATGTTTGTTCAAAACAAGGCCATCTAACTTCTTTAAAATCATAAGATCATTAGGCTCCACGTTGAACCCACTTACATAATTACTTCGTTTGACtttaagaagagaaaaaagagaaattCCCCCATAAATTTCGTCCAAAaaacataaaactaaaaaaacacgtaccaaaccctaagaaaaaaaaaacataactctTCGTTTCCTCAACTCTGTCTTTTGATTTCGAACAAAATTTTCGTCTCCTTCACTGAATCTTTAACCTTGCGTAATCTTTTGATTTCAACAACCTAGCCCTAATCTCTAACCTTGCGTCAATCTCAAGTAGTTGTTTCGAGGAGGATTGGGTTCTATTTCGAATCAACAGATAAATTGAATTCAGCCCTGATCTCTTTCGATCTCAACAGGTACACAAACGATAACTCTTAACCAGGTATGAATTTGATTTTTTCCTATCCTCTTTGCTTTGATCTTGATGCTGTAGCTCaagattttgatgattttattaggGTTTAATCTCAGGATTTCTATTGTAATCTAGGGTTTGGTTTTGGGGTAATCTAGCGTTTGGTTTTGGGAAGAACAACTGAGAATGAGTCTAAATCGGTAAGAATGAGAATGGGTTAATCGGAGATGGGGGTTTGAGAGTTCTTGGATGATGATAAGAGTtgggttgagatcgatttgcaacCAGATGAAGAAATCAATCGAGAAAAAATATTCCAGGTTCAAATATTTCTCTATTTTTTCCCCTATCAGTTTCAATTGAATTTCGATTTCAGAATTACTTATACATTCAATGGGGCAATGGGTAGTTGCAGAGCTGTTGTTGGTGTTG harbors:
- the LOC113332641 gene encoding nicotianamine synthase-like, with amino-acid sequence MGFDEEELLIQKVCEIYDNISTLKSLKPSKDVNTLFTQLVLTCMPPSPIDVTKLSVTVQEIRSKLICLCGQAEGLLESHFSTLLGSFENPLDHINIFPYYTNYLKLGHLEFTILNKHIANPNPNRIAFIGSGPLPLTSIVLASYLRTTTFHNYDIDPLANALALNLVSADADLSKRMFFHTTDVMNVSSGLNDFDVVFLAALVGMNKEEKSTIIDHLAEYMAPGSILMLRSAHGARGFLYPIIEPSDLSGFEVLSVFHPMDEVINSVIIARKYKNEPVLVNTVINHQGVAPAMVLPTKCSEIQGFNPTDRSSMIEELAIHDQEQLI